ACCCTAACTATTTGTTTACGTTCGTACCTGAAAACTTGGCCGATAGTACCTTTTTGCTGTACCCGGATCATGAGCAAACAGGCAAGTGGTTATTGACAAGAAATCCATATGGAGTATATTAGTAGTATGAAAGTAAAGACATCTATCACACTCTCTGAAGACCTTCTTGAAGCCATCGACCAATTGTCAACACAGTTCAAGAACCGATCCGAATTCATCGAATCGGCCCTACGCGCATACGTGGCGAAGATGATTCGCGACGAACAGAACGCCAAAGACTTAGCTATAATAAATGAACGAGTTGAACGTCTTAATAAAGAAGCCGCTGATGTGTTGAACTATCAGGTGATTCCGTGAAACGTGGTGAACTCTATCGCGTCGCTCACCCTTCAGCCAGAGACCCAAGAAGATACAGGGTATTTGTAGTAGTCAGTCGTCAGGTCCTAATCGATTCACGCTTTTCTACTGTTATATGTGCACCAATTTATTCAAGCCATGATGGTTTGTCTACTCAGGTATTGGTGGGAGCAGGAGAAGGTCTTAAGCACGACAGCAGCATACACTGTGATGAATTAGTGAGTTTGCCGAAATCAGCTCTAACGAATTACGTTGGCACACTGCCACCAGCGAAAATCGAGGCTCTAAATCAAGCTCTACGAATCGCGCTGGACATTCCCGAATAGAAAGAGCTGATGAACGCTTGTCAGGCGCTGGGCTCTAATATTTAACCATTACCTAATTACATTTAGGTAGACTGTATTTCACAAAGGGTTTAAGAGGACTGTCACGCCCTTCGACTGTGCTCAGGGCGAACGGTATTTAAGTACGGTATTTTAGATAAGCCGTTCGTGGTGAGCCCATCGGCTGCGCTCAGGACATGCCCCTGTCGAACCACGAAAAGGGATCATGAGCCTACTTCAACGGAGCATAAGGCCTCGTCATGCTGAATTGTCATAAGATATAGAACGAATAATTTCATTAAGTGCTCCTTCAGGGTCATTTGCTTCAGTTATAGCTCTTCCGATTACCAGATAATCCGCCCCCAGAGAAACAGCCTCAGCAGGTGTTACAACTCTTTTTTGGTCTTGAGCATATTTATCGAGCCTTATACCTGGAACAACAAGTTTAAACCTATCACCGAATTCTTTTTTTAATACTTCCACCTCCATACCTGAACATACAATTCCATCCACCCCCGCAATATCTGCGATATCAGCCAGCCTAAGAACCGATTCTATCGGTAACCCTTTAATTCCTATCTCATTTATTCCCTCTTCACTGTGACTGGTTAATATAGTTACTGCAAATATTAGAGGTTTAGCTTGTAACAATCTTTCAGACTCCAGTTTTACACTCTCCGAAACTGTCCTCATCATTTCAAATCCACCTAGAGCATGGACGGTAAACATATGAATTCCATAACTAACAACTTGTTTAGCAGACTTTCCAGCAGTTGAGGGAATATCGTGGAATTTAAGATCTAGAAATATTTGAGCTCCCATGTCTGAGAGGTTCTTAATTCCCTGCGGCCCTGAGCTTAAAAAAAGAATTGGGCCGACTTTAAATATCTTGATTTTTCCTATTAATCTCTTAACCCAGGTTTTAGCAACATCAAATTCAGGGAAATCCAGGGCTAAAATTATTCGTTCTTCTGGTTTAAAGTCAACTTTAGCCATTTTTTATAACATGATGCACGATGCATGATTCATGATACACGAAGGATTCACCTTCCATCCTGCATCTTGTTCCTATCAACTCGTAGATGAACGAATCGACTTGATTTCGCTCTCGACTTCTTCAATCCTCACTTTCTTCGAAATCCCCCCTTTCCTCAGCTTGATCTCCACCGAATCTTCTTTAAGTGTCCTCTGGCCTATCACAATATGAATCGGGATCCCTAATAGATCTGCATCCTTGAATTTAATTCCTGCACTCTCCTCTCTATCATCAATCACTACCTGAATACCGGATTGGTTTAACAGCGAATAAAGGTCCTCAGCTACATTAAATATTTGCTCCTGGCTTACATTGAGTGGGAGTATAATAACCTCAAACGGGGCAATTGAGATAGGGAGAACTATGCCATTTTCGTCATAATTTTGCTCTATTGCTGCAGCAACAGTTCTACCTATCCCAATACCATAGCAACCCATAATAAAAAACCTTTCTTTACCGGAAGCATCTACAAAAGTAGCATCCATTGCCTCGCTATATTTGGTGCCTAACATAAAAACATGCCCAACCTCTATACCCCGGCTTGAATTTAGAGCACCCGTGTCACATTTCGGACAGGGGTCGTTGTTGCACGCGACTCGAATATCCGCAAATTTATCAACAGAGAAGTCCCTACTCAGATTGACATTTATTAGATGGAAGTCCTTTTTATTCGCGCCCGTAATACCATTTGTAATATTCTCAATTGCCCGATCCGCTATAACATTTATTTTGATTCCGACTGGTCCACTGAAACCAATGGGTCCATTCGTAACTTTTTCGATTGTTTTTTCTGTTGCAAGTTCGACATATTCTGCACCTATAGCCCTCTTAAGTTTTGTAAGACATAGTTCATGATCACCCCTCACAAGCGCGGCAACAGGTTCACCCTCTGTCTCTATTATCATTGTTTTTATCAGTTTACTGGGACGCACTTTTAGGAATGATGAAACCCCTTCAACAGATTTCAGATCGGGGGTATGTACTTCAGATACATGCATCCTCTCTTCTTTATCTTTAAAAGTTTCATTTTTTCTTTTATTCCCCAGCTCTGCAAGTTCTAAATTCGCGGCATAATCGCACTTATTGCAACTCATTATTACGTCTTCTCCTGTTGGAGCAAGAACCATAAATTCATGCGAAAAGCTACCTCCAATATTTCCCGTATCCGCAAGTACGGCGCGAAACTCGAGACCGCATCTCTCAAAAATACGGTTATATGCTTCGTACATTAACCAGTAAGACCTTTCTGCTCCTTCACCGTCCGCATCAAAACTGTAGCCATCTTTCATTATGAATTCTCTCGCTCTCATTACACCAAAGCGAGGACGAATTTCATCTCTAAATTTTGCTTGGATCTGATAAAGATTAACAGGGAGCTGTTTGTATGACCTGAATTCCTTTCTAACTAAATCTGTGATTATCTCCTCGTGTGTTGGCCCGATGCAGAATTCCCTATCAGCTCTATCCCTAAATCTCAAAAGCTCCTTTCCATATTTCTCCCACCTACCGCTTTCCTTCCAAAGGTCAGAAGGAAGTACGAAGGGCATCAGCAATTCAATCGCTCCTGCGCGGTTCATCTCTTCTCTGACTATGTTCTCAACCTTCCTGATAGACCGAAGCCCTAAAGGCAGGTAATTGTAGATTCCCGCCGCAAGTTTTCTGATCATCCCGGACCGGATCATTAATCTCTGGCTTACTACCTCCGCGTCGGCGGGATCTTCCTTTAGTGTCGGGATGAAAAAATCTTTGTATCTCAAGTTAGTTGCCTCAGGATGGATAAATTACCGATTTTATCGTTAATTGCAATACATATTTCAATAGCTTTCAACAGAATTCCTACTTTATATTAATATAAAGTATTGTAAGATGATTTACATAACCCTTTGATTTGATTTAATGAAAGCAAATTGCAATAAAGATTTATCTTTATTCAGTATTCTCAAACCTTAGAGGAGAAAGTCCATTATGAACTCGATTAGAACCTATTGTTTTATATGGATATTTATTAGCATGACTCTTTGGATGTTAGCTTGTGCCGCTAAAACTGCTGAGACAACAAAAAAAACTACTGGCAAAGTTCATCAAGTCACGATTGATGCTGACAGCAATGCAAATATGGGATCCCCAGTTGTGGTGGACATCGTATCCGCATATGACGATCAACTTGTAAGGGCCCTTGAATCAAGCGCTGCGAGCGACTGGTTTGCTTCAAAAAAGAAATATATTGATCAATTTGAAGGTAAAATATTTGTGATCAGTCGCGAAATTGCTCCTGGAAATCAAATACAACTAGAATATACGACCGAAATAGATGAGAAACCTATTGCAACCTTTATTTTCGCCAGTTACGATTCAGCAGGGGAGGGCCGCATAAAGGTTGAGAAATTCGAACCACTTGTCATAAAACTTGAGGAAAAGGAATTTCTCGTTTCCGATGATTAACAAGAAATTTAAATAAATGGGAATTTTCTAGACTTAATGACGATTAGCTGTAGCTTAGATGATATTGTCGATGCACTTCAATTCCAATCAGAGATTCACAAGTACTATCTCGACACTAATACGGGAGAGGTAATAATGCTCTCGGATGAGGAATTCGATGCTGTTGAAGATGACGAACCGATTGAAAATTATCCCGAATGGCATAGAGAATTGATTACATTGGCGCGCCTCGTATTGGAGGACAAACTAGGAAGGTTTGTACCACTTCCAACATCATTCGATATTCACGAATATAGTATCATGGAACGGTTCAGCAGAAAATATCCTGATATTGGTATATCTCAAGAGCTCTGTGAACTTATCCAAGGCCGTGGGGCATTTCGTCGTTTCAAAGATGCCATCCATGAATACGGAATTCAAGATGAGTGGTACAAATACAAGGACGCTGCGCTAGTAGATATCGCGAAGGAATGGTGCGAAGACCACGGGATTAAATACACACTTGGAGATTTAAACGACTAGTAGCCCAATAGACCGTTACTAATATATTCAATAAGTCTCTATCGCCTATAATCATAAATGACAGTATCAAGTTGCTTTTGATTAAAAGATCTCATCGTAGAATTCACATCTATTTAGAGTTAAGTAAAACGACGAGATCCCAAAGACTACTCAAAAAGCTTTAATTGCTCCGACGTCCCAGGCCGGCGGAAATTCTCTTTGGAAAGTTTGAATTTATTTCCTTCAATTCCTGCCTTACGACAGGCTAGCTCAAATATTTTTCGTACCTGTTCAGCAAAAATACCATCACCCTTCATCCTGTCGTAGAATTCATTTGAATTAAGCTTTCCGCCACGGATCGAACGTATACGATTTAGAACCTTATTTTTTTTATTTGGATAATGTCTTTCCAACCAGTTTTGAAAAAGCTCTTTCACACCATATGGTAAACGAAGCATTATGTATCCTGCTTGCTTGGCACCGGCGTCGACGGCTCTTTGAATGATATTCGGCATTTCGTGATCTGTGAGACCTGGAATGACAGGCGCAATCAGTACCATTGTTGGGATACTATTTTCAGAAAGCCTTTGAATAGCTCTCAATCGATACTCAGGCTGCGAGGTACGAGGCTCCATAACTCGTGCCAAATCTGGGTCCAGAGTTGTTACTGATACTGCTACAGCCGCTGCATCATATTCGGAAAGATTTTTTAAAATATCTATGTCGCGTGTAACAAGATAATTCTTTGTAACGATAGTCACAGGATTCCTAAACTCTGCCAAAACATTTAAACACTCCCTCGCCAATTTGAAATGACGCTCAGCTGGCTGATAGGCGTCGGTATTGCCACTGAGCGCGATTGTTTGAGGCTTCCAGTTAGGAGAGGATAATTCCTTTCGCAGGAGGTATGGAGCATCTTCTTTAACAAAAATTTTCGTCTCAAAATCTAAGCCAAGTGAAAGTCCAAAATATTCATGAGTAGGTCTAGCATAACAGTAAATACAACCATGTTCGCAGCCCCTATAAGGGTTGATACCGGCATTAAAACCAACGTCCGGACTATCATTGTAGGCAATTATGGATCGAGTTGAGTCTTTGTAATACTCGGTTTTGGGAGAGATTCCTTGTGATATTTCCCCGTCATCGGGTACATAGTCGATTTTCTCAAAACGGTTGGCTGGATTTTCCGCCGAGCCACGACCCCTTATGTTTTGATGTAATTTATCCATTTATGAATATTATAAGAAGTTTGTTACAGCTAATCCAATAAGATCTTGGACGTGAAATATGCGTTTACCAGGAATTGCGATTACGTCGAATGGAAACCCCCTACTGATTACCATCGTTGCTATTGGCGCTTAGCTATTGGATGTAGAGGACTTACATAGGTAATATTACACCTCGATTTATCATTTACACTATGGGTCAAGTATTTTAATAGAAGGAGTCAACAATGATTTATCTATTAGGCGAAAGAAAGGTAGAAATTAGAGCAAAAGACTATTTTATTGCAGAAAATGCAACCGTAATTGGATCAGTAATAATAAATAATAACGTTAGCATTTGGTTCAATGCTGTTATCAGGGGCGACAATGAACCGATAGAAATCGGCGAAGATACAAATATTCAGGATGGAGTTGTTGTGCATACCGACGAGGGCATTCCAATGCGTATTGGTCATTCGGTTACAATCGGCCACCTGGCAATGCTACACGGATGCGATATCGGAGATAATACCTTGGTCGGAATAAATGCAGTCATTTTAAATAACGCGAGAATTGGCAAGAATTGTATTGTAGGTGCGAATAGCCTAATTCCAGAAGGAAAAGAGATTCCGGAAGGATCCCTTGTATTGGGAACCCCTGGAAAGGTGATAAGAAAAGTCACAGATGAGGAAATTAAGAATTTGAGACTATCCGCCGAGCACTATGTTCACAACTTCAAGAGGTTTAAAGAAGGTTTAAAAAAAGCTTGAATGGTTGACGTGGACGTTGTTGAAAAAAATAATGGATGGAAATTGATTAATAAAAAACTAATCAATCGAAGCAAATTGTTCTAACTCTTTAACCAGTTCATCAACAAGCTGGTTTTCTTTACATGACCGTATTAGCCTACCATCCTTATATAGCATGCCCTTCCCTCTTCCTCCGGCAACTCCTATATCCGCCTCTGATGCCTCTCCCGGTCCATTTACAACACATCCCAGGATCGCAACCTTGACAGGCCTTGGGAGATCAATATTCCTGATTCTCAATTCCGCTTCCCTGACAAGTTTCATTAAATCGATTTCAAGCCTCCCGCAACCGGGACATGAAACAATCTCTATACCGTTTTTCCTCCAACCCAAAGATCTGAGTATCGCTATACCCACAGAAACCTCCTCAACAGGATCACCAGTAAGAGAAACCCTGATCGTATCACCAATTCCCTCTGCGAGAAGTGTCCCGATGCCGACTGAGGATTTGATAGTACCCATCTTAATAGTTCCTGCCTCTGTGACCCCAAGGTGAAGGGGATAATCTGTCCTTTCAGCAATAATTCTGTACGACTCAATCATTTTCATAACGTCAGTGGATTTTACCGAGATCTTCATATCCCTGAAGTCCATATCCTCCAGTATCTGCACGTGTCTGAGTGCACTCTCAGCCAATGCTTCCGCCGTCGGACTACCATATTTCTTCAATATATCTTTCTCGAGCGAACCGGAATTAACCCCTATCCTTATAGGTATATTTCTCTCTTTAACCGCATCAACCACAGCTTTAATCCTGGCCCTCGAGCCAATGTTACCAGGATTTATCCTCATACCATCCACACCCTGGTCAATTGCCTCAAGCGCAAGATTGTAATCAAAATGTATGTCCGAGACCATTGGAATACCTACTTGCTTTCTTATGTGGCCAAGGGCTTTCGCTGCCTCCATATCCGGTACTGCAAGCCTTACGATATCACAACCGGCATCTTCGAGTTTTCTTATTTCTTCTATAGTTGCCCGAATATCCCTTGTATCAGTCTTAGTCATAGACTGAACGGTTATAGGAGCTCCACCTCCAACTTTCACATTTCCTACCGAGATTTGTCTGGTCTCTCTTCGCATCTCCAGCCAAGTAGATTATTGAATTAAAGAAAATCTGTCAAGAATTTCAGTATTTATTCGCATTCTGTTATAAAAGCACCTAATCTTTGTTTTTCATCGAAATAGATATTATTCAACTTAACAGGTAACATATCGTGGTACTGTTGATTATCTTCGTTTAAAATCTGGCTTAAGGAGAAAACATATATGGCTATGAAAAAGATCATAAATATAACTAAGGATGAAAAGCCAAATGAATCAGAGGCGAAGCAAGTAACTTTCACCAAAATTGAGAAGACGAAGGAGACCGACGAGCCACTGACCGAAGAAAGGGTATTCGAGGCACTGAGATCGGTCTATGACCCGGAACTCCCCGTAAACATTGTTGATTTGGGACTTATCTACGATGTTGGTATATCGGGACGAAATGTAAATATAAAGATGAGCCTTACTACACCGGGATGCGGTATGGGTGCGACAATTGCCAAGCAGGCTGAGATGGCAATAAAGCCAATAGGAGCCAAAAACGTTTTTGTAGATATAGTTTGGGATCCGCCTTGGAATCCAGATATGATGAGTGATGAAGCGAAACAGAGATTGGGCATAGAATGAGAGGAAAACGCTAAAAAATGGAATTGAGCCCAGACGGGATAAGAAACATCCTCAAAAATGTAAAGTACCCAGGATTTACCAGAGATATAGTTTCATTTGGCCTAGTAAAAGAGATAGAGATAAAAGGCTCGAAGGTAAATGTTGACATCCTCCTTCCTAAACAGGATGATAAACTAGAATCCCAGATCAAGGAATCAGTAAGAAAAACACTTTTAGAATCACCTGATGTTTCCGAAGTGAGTATCAACATAGAAACGAGAGAAAAACAGGGTTCCCCTGGACAGCCACAGACTAAGAGACCCGAAAAGTCCAAGCTTCCAGACATTAAATATTACATAGCGGTAGCTAGTGGCAAAGGAGGTGTAGGTAAGTCTACGGTAGCGGTGAATCTTGCCATTTGTATAGCTAAGTTGAGAAATAATGTCGGGCTCATGGACGCTGACATCTGGGGGCCTAGTACTCCGATTATGATGGGTATAAATGAAAAGCCAATATCTACCCCTGACCAGAAGATCATCCCGCTCGACAAGTATGGATTAAAACTCATGTCAATTGGGTTTCTGATAGACCAGGACGAGACAGTCATCTGGAGAGGTCCTATGGTGCATGGTGCAGTGAAGCAATTCATTGAAGATGTCGATTGGAGGGGAACAGATTACCTCGTGGTCGATTTGCCGCCAGGCACGGGAGATGCACAATTATCCCTCGTCCAGACCGTGCCCCTAAGTGGCGGTGTAATCGTGACAACACCCCAGGAGGTTGCGCTCATTGATGTGAGGCGCGGAGTCCAGATGTTCAGAAAGCTAAACGTGCCAGTCTTGGGCATTGTTGAAAACATGAGCTATCTCGAAGTTCCCGAAACTAATATGACAATTGATATCTTTGGCAGGGGCGGGGGAAAGCGAATGGCTGAAGAATTCAATGTGCCCTTTCTAGGGGAAATACCAATTGATCCTGAGATACGAAAAGGCGGTGATGAGGGAAAACCAATCACTATTTCACATCCAGAAAGTCCAGCTTCACTAGCCTTTTTAGAGATATCCGAAAGGATCTTACAACAGATTGAAAAAATAAATTAACACAGAGTTTCCAATCAGTTATACCCTCTAACTTCTCATATTTTTTACAATTATTTCCTTGATTCATGAGAGACGATGATTATCTTAAAAATGTTAGAAACTTCAATACAAGGAGGTAAGTAGAATGGTTAGATTAAGGGTATGGGATCCATGGAGAGATTTTGGATCACTCCAAGAAAAAATAAACAAAATGTTTGAAGATACAATGAGATCAGCTGCTCCAGGTGATGAAGAATTGGTAACAGGTGCATGGTCTCCTGCAGTTGATATCCACGAGACTGACGACACCTATGTAGTGAGCGCCGATCTCCCTGGTCTTAATAAAGACGATATCCAGATCAATGTAGAAAACAGCACCCTTACTATCAAGGGCGAGAAGAAGTTCGAAGAGAAGGTACCGAGAGATAAGTACATCAGGGTTGAGCGTACCTATGGTACATTTGTCAGGAACTTTAGTCTTCCCCAAAATGTCGATTCTACAAAGATAAAGGCAACATTTAGAGATGGGATTCTAAATCTAACTCTTCCAAAAAAAGAAGAGTCAAAGCCCAAAAAAATAGCAGTTGAGGTTAACTAGTTCCTTTAAAGCTACCCTGCTGGAAGATGATTCGGCAGGGTAGCTTTTATTACATTAAATAAATATGCCTCCAAAGAAGGATTATTACAGTATTTTAGGTGTTTCTAGAAACGCTACAAAAGAAGAAATAAAGAAAGCTTATCGTAAGCTTGCGAGAAAGTACCATCCTGACTTAAATCCCGGAAATAAAGACGCAGAACAAAAATTTAAGGAAATACAAGAGGCCAATGAAGTATTATCCAATGAGGAAAAGCGGAAAAATTATGACACATTTGGAACTGCGGATTTTCAGGCTGGACCCGGAAGAAGTACGTGGAGATGGTCAGAAGGTTCTCCCGGTGGATTTGAATTCGATGTCGGCGATATAGGTGGATTCGAGAATTTATTTGGTGATATTTTTGGCTCTAGATGGACTGAGAGAGGTGCAAGTAGAGGCCGTGACATTGAATACCAAGTTACAATCGATTTCGAAACTGCTATCAAGGGTGGCACCAAAGATTTAACAATATCTAAACAGACCAAGGTTGGGAAAGTTGCTACAGAAACATTGTCAGTAAAAATTCCCCCCGGTGTCGATGACGGGTCAAGAATCAGGGTTAAAGGAAAGGGAGAAGAAGGCAGAGGAACAAGTGGTGATCTCTTCCTGAGGATCAAGGTCAAACCCCAC
This genomic interval from Thermodesulfobacteriota bacterium contains the following:
- a CDS encoding proline--tRNA ligase gives rise to the protein MRYKDFFIPTLKEDPADAEVVSQRLMIRSGMIRKLAAGIYNYLPLGLRSIRKVENIVREEMNRAGAIELLMPFVLPSDLWKESGRWEKYGKELLRFRDRADREFCIGPTHEEIITDLVRKEFRSYKQLPVNLYQIQAKFRDEIRPRFGVMRAREFIMKDGYSFDADGEGAERSYWLMYEAYNRIFERCGLEFRAVLADTGNIGGSFSHEFMVLAPTGEDVIMSCNKCDYAANLELAELGNKRKNETFKDKEERMHVSEVHTPDLKSVEGVSSFLKVRPSKLIKTMIIETEGEPVAALVRGDHELCLTKLKRAIGAEYVELATEKTIEKVTNGPIGFSGPVGIKINVIADRAIENITNGITGANKKDFHLINVNLSRDFSVDKFADIRVACNNDPCPKCDTGALNSSRGIEVGHVFMLGTKYSEAMDATFVDASGKERFFIMGCYGIGIGRTVAAAIEQNYDENGIVLPISIAPFEVIILPLNVSQEQIFNVAEDLYSLLNQSGIQVVIDDREESAGIKFKDADLLGIPIHIVIGQRTLKEDSVEIKLRKGGISKKVRIEEVESEIKSIRSSTS
- a CDS encoding ribbon-helix-helix domain-containing protein, which encodes MKVKTSITLSEDLLEAIDQLSTQFKNRSEFIESALRAYVAKMIRDEQNAKDLAIINERVERLNKEAADVLNYQVIP
- a CDS encoding Hsp20/alpha crystallin family protein gives rise to the protein MVRLRVWDPWRDFGSLQEKINKMFEDTMRSAAPGDEELVTGAWSPAVDIHETDDTYVVSADLPGLNKDDIQINVENSTLTIKGEKKFEEKVPRDKYIRVERTYGTFVRNFSLPQNVDSTKIKATFRDGILNLTLPKKEESKPKKIAVEVN
- the pyrF gene encoding orotidine-5'-phosphate decarboxylase, which encodes MAKVDFKPEERIILALDFPEFDVAKTWVKRLIGKIKIFKVGPILFLSSGPQGIKNLSDMGAQIFLDLKFHDIPSTAGKSAKQVVSYGIHMFTVHALGGFEMMRTVSESVKLESERLLQAKPLIFAVTILTSHSEEGINEIGIKGLPIESVLRLADIADIAGVDGIVCSGMEVEVLKKEFGDRFKLVVPGIRLDKYAQDQKRVVTPAEAVSLGADYLVIGRAITEANDPEGALNEIIRSISYDNSA
- a CDS encoding Mrp/NBP35 family ATP-binding protein, whose protein sequence is MELSPDGIRNILKNVKYPGFTRDIVSFGLVKEIEIKGSKVNVDILLPKQDDKLESQIKESVRKTLLESPDVSEVSINIETREKQGSPGQPQTKRPEKSKLPDIKYYIAVASGKGGVGKSTVAVNLAICIAKLRNNVGLMDADIWGPSTPIMMGINEKPISTPDQKIIPLDKYGLKLMSIGFLIDQDETVIWRGPMVHGAVKQFIEDVDWRGTDYLVVDLPPGTGDAQLSLVQTVPLSGGVIVTTPQEVALIDVRRGVQMFRKLNVPVLGIVENMSYLEVPETNMTIDIFGRGGGKRMAEEFNVPFLGEIPIDPEIRKGGDEGKPITISHPESPASLAFLEISERILQQIEKIN
- a CDS encoding UPF0158 family protein, whose amino-acid sequence is MTISCSLDDIVDALQFQSEIHKYYLDTNTGEVIMLSDEEFDAVEDDEPIENYPEWHRELITLARLVLEDKLGRFVPLPTSFDIHEYSIMERFSRKYPDIGISQELCELIQGRGAFRRFKDAIHEYGIQDEWYKYKDAALVDIAKEWCEDHGIKYTLGDLND
- the ispG gene encoding flavodoxin-dependent (E)-4-hydroxy-3-methylbut-2-enyl-diphosphate synthase; protein product: MRRETRQISVGNVKVGGGAPITVQSMTKTDTRDIRATIEEIRKLEDAGCDIVRLAVPDMEAAKALGHIRKQVGIPMVSDIHFDYNLALEAIDQGVDGMRINPGNIGSRARIKAVVDAVKERNIPIRIGVNSGSLEKDILKKYGSPTAEALAESALRHVQILEDMDFRDMKISVKSTDVMKMIESYRIIAERTDYPLHLGVTEAGTIKMGTIKSSVGIGTLLAEGIGDTIRVSLTGDPVEEVSVGIAILRSLGWRKNGIEIVSCPGCGRLEIDLMKLVREAELRIRNIDLPRPVKVAILGCVVNGPGEASEADIGVAGGRGKGMLYKDGRLIRSCKENQLVDELVKELEQFASID
- a CDS encoding gamma carbonic anhydrase family protein: MIYLLGERKVEIRAKDYFIAENATVIGSVIINNNVSIWFNAVIRGDNEPIEIGEDTNIQDGVVVHTDEGIPMRIGHSVTIGHLAMLHGCDIGDNTLVGINAVILNNARIGKNCIVGANSLIPEGKEIPEGSLVLGTPGKVIRKVTDEEIKNLRLSAEHYVHNFKRFKEGLKKA
- a CDS encoding type II toxin-antitoxin system PemK/MazF family toxin, with translation MKRGELYRVAHPSARDPRRYRVFVVVSRQVLIDSRFSTVICAPIYSSHDGLSTQVLVGAGEGLKHDSSIHCDELVSLPKSALTNYVGTLPPAKIEALNQALRIALDIPE
- a CDS encoding iron-sulfur cluster assembly protein, which translates into the protein MKKIINITKDEKPNESEAKQVTFTKIEKTKETDEPLTEERVFEALRSVYDPELPVNIVDLGLIYDVGISGRNVNIKMSLTTPGCGMGATIAKQAEMAIKPIGAKNVFVDIVWDPPWNPDMMSDEAKQRLGIE
- a CDS encoding DnaJ C-terminal domain-containing protein: MPPKKDYYSILGVSRNATKEEIKKAYRKLARKYHPDLNPGNKDAEQKFKEIQEANEVLSNEEKRKNYDTFGTADFQAGPGRSTWRWSEGSPGGFEFDVGDIGGFENLFGDIFGSRWTERGASRGRDIEYQVTIDFETAIKGGTKDLTISKQTKVGKVATETLSVKIPPGVDDGSRIRVKGKGEEGRGTSGDLFLRIKVKPHPIFGRKNDDIYIDLPITFYEAALGAHITVPTIDGSATLTVPPNVQNGTKLRLKGKGVENLKTRQRGDQYVVLKIVMPETINDRTKSAFEELRNSNPYNPRSHLEKYMR
- a CDS encoding PA0069 family radical SAM protein, producing MDKLHQNIRGRGSAENPANRFEKIDYVPDDGEISQGISPKTEYYKDSTRSIIAYNDSPDVGFNAGINPYRGCEHGCIYCYARPTHEYFGLSLGLDFETKIFVKEDAPYLLRKELSSPNWKPQTIALSGNTDAYQPAERHFKLARECLNVLAEFRNPVTIVTKNYLVTRDIDILKNLSEYDAAAVAVSVTTLDPDLARVMEPRTSQPEYRLRAIQRLSENSIPTMVLIAPVIPGLTDHEMPNIIQRAVDAGAKQAGYIMLRLPYGVKELFQNWLERHYPNKKNKVLNRIRSIRGGKLNSNEFYDRMKGDGIFAEQVRKIFELACRKAGIEGNKFKLSKENFRRPGTSEQLKLFE